From Planctomycetia bacterium:
ACAAGAAATACTTCGAAAAGGACCCGGCACTGGCGCGGCGCTTTCAAGTCGTCAAAGTCGAAGAACCGATCGAAGCTGCTGCGATCGAGATGATGCGCGGCTTCGTCCACGCGCTCGAAAAACATTACAACGTGCGCGTGCTCGACGCGGCCGTGGTTGACGCGGTCAAGCTGTCCCACCGTTACATCTCCGGCCGCCAACTGCCGGATAAATCGGTGAGCCTGCTCGACACCGCGTGCAGCCGCGTGGCGATTCGCCAGAGCGCGACGCCGCCGCTGGTCGAGGACAACATCCGCCGTATCGCCGCGCTGGCGACGACGATCGACATCCTCGAACGCGAAAATGAAACCGACGGCGGCCACGACGATCGGCTGACCGAACTGCGCGACGAGAAGAAAACCTCTGAGGCGTCGCTGACCGCGCTCGAGGAACGCTGGACCAAAGAAAAGGAGTTGGTCGGCAAAATTCGCGAGATCCGCGCTCAGTTGGAAAAACGCCCCGCGAACGGCGAACCGGTCGATCCGAAAACCACCCTCACGCCCGAACAGCGAGTCAAGATGCGGGCGGAACTGGATGGGCTCACCGAAGAGTTGGAAAAACTCCAAGGCGAAGAACCGTTGATGCAAGTTTGCGTCGACAGCCAGGCCATTGCCGACGTCGTCTCCAGTTGGACCGGCGTCCCGGTCGGCCGAATGATGTCCGACGAGATTCAAACCGTGTTGAATCTCAAGCAAAAGCTGGAAGAGCGGATCGTCGGGCAATCCCACGCCTTGGAAGCGATTGCCGAAGCGATTCGCACCTCACGTGCCGGCATGACCGACCCGCGCCGCCCGATCGGCGTGTTCATGCTCGTCGGCCCGAGCGGCGTCGGAAAAACAGAAACGGCGATCGCATTGTCCGACTTGCTCTATGGCGGCGAACAGAACATGACCGTCATCAACATGTCGGAGTTCAAGGAAGAGCACAAAGTCTCGCTGCTGATGGGTTCGCCTCCGGGCTACGTCGGTTACGGCGAAGGCGGCGTGCTCACCGAAGCGGTCCGACGTCGGCCATACAGCGTGCTGCTCCTGGACGAGCTGGAAAAATCGCACCCCGGCGTGCAGGAAATCTTCTATCAGGTGTTCGACAAGGGCACGCTCCGCGACGGCGAAGGGCGCGACATCGACTTCAAGAACACGGTCATCTTGATGACTTCAAATGCCGCCAGCGACACCGTGATGCGGCTCTGCGCCGATCCGGACACGTTCCCGGACGCCGCGGCGCTGAAGCTCGCGCTGCAGCCGGAGTTGCTCAAGGTCTTCAAGCCGGCATTCTTGGGGCGTCTCAACGTCGTCCCCTATTTCCCGCTGGGCGACGAAGTCTTGAAGAACATCATCAAGCTCAAGCTGGGCCTTGTCAGCCGGCGGGTGAAAGAGAACTACAAGGCCACCTTCGAATATGCGCCGGAAGTCGTGACGACGATCGCCTCGCGCTGCACCGAAGTGGAAACCGGCGCCCGCAACATCGACCACATCATCAACCACACGCTCCTGCCGGAAATGTCATCCGAATTCCTCTCCCGCATGGCAGAAGGCAAGACCATCGCCAGCGTGAAAGTGAACGTCGATACGGACGGCAAGTTCGCGTATGAGATCGTGTAGAGGAAGTAGGTGAAGGTAGGTGGAGTAGTTAGTAGGTGAAGTAGTTCGCATTCACGGCCTACTCCGCCTACTAACTACTTCACCTACTACCTACTTCATCTACTACCTACTTCACCTACTACCTACTTCACCTACTACCTACTTCACCTACTACCTCTCCCTCCATGCCCTCCTTCGTCCAATTCCCCGAGATTCCTTCCTGGGCGGACGATCCGCAACGCGGTTG
This genomic window contains:
- the tssH gene encoding type VI secretion system ATPase TssH — translated: MASLNLKSLVGKLNQTCRRALESSAGLCLSRTNYNVEVEHWFMKLLEPADTDLPRILRHYEIDPARLNREMTKVLDGLKTGNARAPELSPEIVDLMREAWVLASLKYGAGQIRSGALLTALLTDKTLSSRVRTLVPELAKIPAAQLENDLPALVAGSAEEQQTAVAGGSGDAPASPGQPGAPMPSSQTPSLDQFTTDLTAQARAGKIDPVLGRDPEIRQIIDILTRRRQNNPILTGEAGVGKTAVVEGFALRIAAGDVPDPLKGVALKTLDLGLLQAGAGVKGEFENRLKSVIDEVKKSPKPIILFIDEAHTMIGAGGAAGQNDAANLLKPALARGELRTIAATTWAEYKKYFEKDPALARRFQVVKVEEPIEAAAIEMMRGFVHALEKHYNVRVLDAAVVDAVKLSHRYISGRQLPDKSVSLLDTACSRVAIRQSATPPLVEDNIRRIAALATTIDILERENETDGGHDDRLTELRDEKKTSEASLTALEERWTKEKELVGKIREIRAQLEKRPANGEPVDPKTTLTPEQRVKMRAELDGLTEELEKLQGEEPLMQVCVDSQAIADVVSSWTGVPVGRMMSDEIQTVLNLKQKLEERIVGQSHALEAIAEAIRTSRAGMTDPRRPIGVFMLVGPSGVGKTETAIALSDLLYGGEQNMTVINMSEFKEEHKVSLLMGSPPGYVGYGEGGVLTEAVRRRPYSVLLLDELEKSHPGVQEIFYQVFDKGTLRDGEGRDIDFKNTVILMTSNAASDTVMRLCADPDTFPDAAALKLALQPELLKVFKPAFLGRLNVVPYFPLGDEVLKNIIKLKLGLVSRRVKENYKATFEYAPEVVTTIASRCTEVETGARNIDHIINHTLLPEMSSEFLSRMAEGKTIASVKVNVDTDGKFAYEIV